CGGGGCTCTGGACCTGTGCCTGCTGCGCGAGTCCCTGGCCCGGGGCTGCACCGAGGCGGAGACGGCCCTCGCCCTCCAGGGCCTCGGCACCACCCCGATCGTCCAGGCCGGCACCGCCGCCCACCGCGAGCGCTGGCTCCCCGAGGTCCGGTCCGGGCGGGCCGTCGCCGCCTTCGCGCTGAGCGAGCCGGGCGCGGGCTCCGACGCGGCGGCCCTGGGCCTGGCCGCCGGACACACCCCGGCCGGCTGGGCGCTCACCGGCGAGAAGTGCTGGATCTCCAACGCCCCCGAGGCCGACTTCGCCGTGGTCTTCGCCCGGACGACCCCCGGGGCGGGATCGCGCGGCATCACCGCGTTCCTGGTCCCGTCCGACCGCCCCGGACTCACCGGCTCCGCCCTCGACATGCTCTCCCCGCACCCCATCGGCACCCTGGAGTTCGACGGCGTACCGGTCACCGCCGACGACGTGCTCGGCGAGCCCGACCGGGGCTTCCGCGTCGCGATGAACACCCTCAACCTCTTCCGGCCCAGCGTCGGGGCGTTCGCGGTGGGCATGGCCCGCGCCGCCCTCGACGCGACCCTCGACCACACCGCCCACCGCACCGCGTTCGGCGGCCCGCTGAGCGACCTCCAGGCGGTCTCGCACCAGGTCGCGGAGATGGCCACCCGCACCGAGGCCGCCCGCCTCCTGGTGTACGCGGCGGCCGCGGCGTACGACGCGGGGGAGAGCGGCGTGCCGCGCCGGGCGGCGATGGCCAAGCTGTACGCCACCGAGACCGCGCAGTACGTCGTCGACGCCGCCGTCCAGCTCCACGGCGCCCGCGCCCTGCGCCGGGGGCATCTGCTCGAACACCTCTACCGCGAGGTCCGCGCGCCGCGGATCTACGAGGGGGCGAGCGAGGTGCAGCGCACCATCATCGCCAAGGAGCTGTACGCGAACGCCGCCCACCGGTCCGGGCACCCGGCTGACCGGCCCGATGCCCAGCGGTCCGACCCTCCGGCCCACCGGCCCGATGCCCAGCGGTCCGACCCTCCGGCCCACCGGCCCGATATCCAGCGTTCCGGGCCCGCCGCCCACCAGCCCGCCGCCCAGCCGCCCGACGCCCGGCACCCCGCCGCCCGGCAGTCCGACGCCCGGGAGCCCGTGAAGCCCGCGGGCCGCACCCAGGAGCCGCCCGCATGAGTCCGTCCCACCGGATCAACCCGGCCGAACTCTCCCCGCCCACCGGCTTCAGCCACGCGGTCGTCGCCACCGGCGGGCACCTGGTCTTCCTCGCCGGGCAGACCGCACTCGACCCGGACGGCAAGGTCGTCGGGGCCACCCTGCCCGACCAGT
The nucleotide sequence above comes from Streptomyces sp. NBC_01116. Encoded proteins:
- a CDS encoding acyl-CoA dehydrogenase family protein, with product MTAFSLEPEQTAWCEELRTLAAQELRPLAEKGEPGRVNRPLLAALGELGLLGRMLGSGALDLCLLRESLARGCTEAETALALQGLGTTPIVQAGTAAHRERWLPEVRSGRAVAAFALSEPGAGSDAAALGLAAGHTPAGWALTGEKCWISNAPEADFAVVFARTTPGAGSRGITAFLVPSDRPGLTGSALDMLSPHPIGTLEFDGVPVTADDVLGEPDRGFRVAMNTLNLFRPSVGAFAVGMARAALDATLDHTAHRTAFGGPLSDLQAVSHQVAEMATRTEAARLLVYAAAAAYDAGESGVPRRAAMAKLYATETAQYVVDAAVQLHGARALRRGHLLEHLYREVRAPRIYEGASEVQRTIIAKELYANAAHRSGHPADRPDAQRSDPPAHRPDAQRSDPPAHRPDIQRSGPAAHQPAAQPPDARHPAARQSDAREPVKPAGRTQEPPA